In Snodgrassella alvi wkB2, the DNA window ACGCCAAAGGGATTATTTTTGCCGCACCTACTTATATGGGCAATGTACCCTGGCAATTCAAAAAATTTGCTGATGCCACTTCAGGACTGTGGGCAGAGCGCGCATGGCAAAATAAAGTATTTGGCGGATTTACCAATAGTGCCAGCTTTAACGGTGACAAACAGGTTACGCTTCTCTGGATGCAGACACTGGCCGCACAGCACGGCGGTATCTGGGTAAGTCTGGGACTGTTACCGGCCAATAACAAAGAAGCAGACCGTAATGATATTAATGTACTCGGAGGCTCTGGAGGAGCGCTGATACAAACACCGGCAGATGCCAGCGTAGATGAAATTCCGCGCGGCGATATTGAAACCGTTAAAATCTACGTAGCACGGGTAAGCGAAATCATCAATAAATTAGCTTAATCGTTTTTAAGCTAATTTCGAATTTCAGCCCGTTATCTGTTTTTGCCGGTTAATGGCAGTAACAGATAACAGGCTGTTTAAATAAATATCACCTATTATTAATTAAGCTGATGGTTGTTGTCTGGTTTTCCACCATGAAGCAAGTATAGCAATCATTAAAGCACTAAACACGACAGTCAGTGAAGCAAAAGAAGGAATATGCCACCATTTGGCCACCAGCATTTTGCCGCCAATAAAAGTTAAAACCACAGCCAGCCCGTATTTGAGATAGATAAATTTTTCTACTACATTGGCGAGTAAAAAATACATCGCACGCAGCCCCAGTACCGCAAAGATATTGGAAGTAAAAACAATAAATGGGTCAGTGGTGACGGCAAATACTGCCGGAATACTGTCAACAGCAAAAACAACATCACTTAATTCAATCACAATCAAAGTAAGCAGCAAAGGAGTTGCCATACGCTGACCGTTTTCAACGGTAAAGAATTTTTCCCGGTTTAACTGCCCGCTAACACGCATATACCGGTGCAGCCAGCCTATCAGCGGATTATCGGCCAGACCTTTATCTTCCGCCTTTTCAGGCAGCATCAGCTTAATCCCGCTATAAAGCAAAAATATACCAAACAGATACAATACCCATTCAAAACGGCTGACCAGTACTGCACCCAGAGCCACCATAATGGCGCGTAGTAAAATAGCGCCCAGTACACCGTAAAGCAAAACACGATGCTGGTACTCAGCCGGCACTTTGAAATAACCGAATATCAGAATAAATACAAAGATATTATCGACTGAGAGTGATTTTTCCAAAACATAACCTGTCAGAAAATCCATCACCGAATCTGCTGCTATAGCCGGACCGGCGGCAGGATTATGTGCCAGCTCAAAATACAGCCAGGCAGCAAATCCGAGAGAGACAGTAATCCAGACTGTTGTCCATAGCAGAGCTTCTTTGGTACTAACCCGATGCACTCCCTCTTTTTTCAATGTAAGCATATCAATTGCAATCATCACAATGACAATCACGATAAATACGCCATAGAATAAAGGTGTACCGACAGAATTCAGGTGTAGCTGCATAAGTTTTTCCTGCTAAATATTTTTATCATAAAAAATCTGGTAACCATACCAGTTATCAGAATCAGCAGTCAGGTAAATGGCTTTATACCGGCTGCTATTCGAACAATAGCATATTCGGCAGAAAAGATAATCCCCCCTGCTGATAATTGTTTTAAGCAGATTCTGCATTCCGCCTCTGCCAGGAATCAAGAGAAGATATTCAGAATTATTTTTAGCGGAACAGATAATCTATGCCGTACATGATTTTCTAATAGTTAAATATAATAATTCAGTTTGGTTATAAGATTACAAAGCCAGCTTTACTATTTTTCATATCCGGATATAAATTAGTCTGCTGGCAATTTATGTTTTTTGATTTTCGCATCCGGCCTGTTTTCCGGAACTGAACCTTTTAAAACTATAAAACCGGCAAAGTTTAAATAATTAATGATGAATAATAAAAGAAAAACAGGGCTGAACACCCTGTTATGATGATTACTTTCACATTATCTGTTTCAATTTATTTAGCATCACAATCAGATGGTACTAAATGTACACTAAATAATTCTTTATCTTCATCTTTAAAATAATAATGATGATTAATGCCATCCGGAAATGAATTTCTTAATTTCACGAGATCAGGATCTCTATTTTCACAATATTTATTTTTTAAGTTATCACTAGTCATTTTCTGAACATTAGATGATGAGAAATTTTTTTTATTTCCTGTTACTACATATTTATAATCTACTACATTATTTCCAATAGTGAGATCGACCAGCTGGGTAGTTGAGGAAACTCTCATAGGCAGTTGCCGTTTAAGCTCGCTAAAGTAGCTCTGAATAGTATCATCATCTAATTTATTGTTATCAGACTTACTAGCATCTGACTGTACTGCCTCACTACCTGCTTTATTTGGCTCTGCCTGCTTCGAGTTACCACACCCAAAAAGTATCATGCTCAGGGATAATAACAACACTGTTTTCAAAATTTTCATATTTATTTCCATATCTAATACTGGGAATTATTATTATTACAAAAAAATAAATTAACTTACAATATTTAGTATTTTTTATTACTTAATATTCAGGTTTATTCTTTATTCATTAGATATAAATCAAACTTATCTGATTTGCTTAGTTTTATAAATTTCATATGAAATTCGTTTTAATTATTCCGGATTATATTTGAAATATTATTCAGTAGATTGTTCAATAGCAACCTTGCATCCGCGTATTTTTTGTTACAGACAAATAACGCCCTGATATAAATATCTATTACATTCTGCCAGATACTATTTCGCCTGAATAGATACGGGATAATTACATTTTTATACTTCTGCAACCCAACTATCGCTTATTCTCTTTTATAATCATTCTAATATTCATAGTTACCGCTGCTGATAGTAATTTATCTGTTCAGCTAAAGTAAAAATAAAAAGGAGAAATCAGATGAACACAGCCTCAGTACGTCAGTACTGGCATCAGTTAACCAGTACCAATCATCTTTGTCAGTTTATTGATGTTATCCTGCGCAGCTACGGACAGGTTATGTTGCAAAACAATCCTGTTTCCGGGCTAATCTTTTCAATAGGCATACTATTTGGCAGTTACAGTGCCGGTAAGCCACAAACTGCTCTGGCCTGCTTACTTGCTGTAGTCTGTGCCAATGCAATAGCTTACCTGTACCAGCTGAACCGCAAAGCCTGGCTGCAAGGAATTTATGGTTTCAATGCCTGTCTGATT includes these proteins:
- a CDS encoding flavodoxin family protein, whose product is MSKLAIVVFSGYGHTRKIAEAAAADTDAVLVEIDANGDLDNDQWQQLHDAKGIIFAAPTYMGNVPWQFKKFADATSGLWAERAWQNKVFGGFTNSASFNGDKQVTLLWMQTLAAQHGGIWVSLGLLPANNKEADRNDINVLGGSGGALIQTPADASVDEIPRGDIETVKIYVARVSEIINKLA
- a CDS encoding TerC family protein, which translates into the protein MQLHLNSVGTPLFYGVFIVIVIVMIAIDMLTLKKEGVHRVSTKEALLWTTVWITVSLGFAAWLYFELAHNPAAGPAIAADSVMDFLTGYVLEKSLSVDNIFVFILIFGYFKVPAEYQHRVLLYGVLGAILLRAIMVALGAVLVSRFEWVLYLFGIFLLYSGIKLMLPEKAEDKGLADNPLIGWLHRYMRVSGQLNREKFFTVENGQRMATPLLLTLIVIELSDVVFAVDSIPAVFAVTTDPFIVFTSNIFAVLGLRAMYFLLANVVEKFIYLKYGLAVVLTFIGGKMLVAKWWHIPSFASLTVVFSALMIAILASWWKTRQQPSA